One part of the Schistocerca piceifrons isolate TAMUIC-IGC-003096 chromosome 2, iqSchPice1.1, whole genome shotgun sequence genome encodes these proteins:
- the LOC124777137 gene encoding uncharacterized protein LOC124777137, whose translation MESPKEARPPPPSWINQKFIESVMINKVGKQVSVDSIKVQYACPEGVGYTSLLFRVTVLLKGEDNEQEEKKESLLVKTVLDFGPMKELMENCQVFRTETQMLHEVLPQTHKILASLEGEDFQPLTASCYDGGQQPADFLVLEDLSTAGFRMAEGGRPLDYQHCKMVLRAYARLHAASAFLLDKQPHYKSVFASSTFTDKRTQDYFRSIGSKIMSALADEVNKCPGYEKYAGKCRGFIDRYADSIFQLFERMKEETKLPVLVHGDCWKNNVMFKYVEGALSDVRFVDFQVSYVTSPASDLQYFLYANASEEVHRHHMDDLLCEYHNTLSGILRCLGMQQEAEVFTLEEIKRDMDHCLVMGFLFSCMSGFALTSEKYGVEYVKAFNDPEHADEALAKIFKNPYSLSYVKYLMPIFDSKGIL comes from the exons ATGGAATCACCCAAAGAAGCTCGACCACCGCCTCCTTCCTGGATCAATCAAAAATTCATAGAATCTGTAATGATAAATAAAGTTGGAAAACAAGTTTCTGTAGATTCAATTAAAGTACAGTACGCTTGTCCGGAAGGAGTTGGCTATACAAGTTTGCTGTTCAGAGTAACTGTCCTTCTGAAGGGGGAAGACAACGAACAAGAGGAGAAAAAGGAATCACTACTAGTCAAAACTGTTCTTGATTTTGGTCCGATGAAGGAATTGATGGAAAATTGTCAGGTGTTCAGAACAGAGACGCAGATGCTGCATGAGGTGCTGCCGCAGACCCACAAAATCTTGGCGTCGTTGGAGGGCGAGGACTTTCAGCCGCTGACAGCTAGCTGCTACGACGGGGGTCAGCAGCCGGCAGACTTCCTTGTGCTGGAGGACCTGTCAACAGCCGGCTTCAGGATGGCTGAGGGGGGACGGCCTCTGGACTACCAGCACTGCAAGATGGTCCTCCGAGCATACGCCAGATTACATGCCGCCTCGGCGTTTCTACTCGACAAACAGCCCCATTACAAGAGCGTGTTCGCTAGCAGTACGTTCACAGACAAGCGTACTCAGGACTATTTCAGATCAATAGGATCTAAGATCATGTCTGCACTGGCAGATGAAGTGAACAAGTGTCCAGGGTATGAAAAGTATGCTGGAAAATGCCGGGGATTTATAGACCGATATGCTGACAGTATATTCCAATTATTTGAGCGAATGAAGGAGGAGACCAAGCTACCCGTACTGGTCCATGGTGACTGTTGGAAGAACAACGTGATGTTTAAGTACGTGGAGGGAGCACTGTCAGATGTCAGATTTGTTGACTTTCAG GTGTCTTACGTGACCAGCCCGGCCTCGGACCTGCAGTACTTCTTGTACGCGAACGCCAGTGAAGAGGTCCACCGCCACCACATGGATGACCTTCTGTGCGAGTACCACAACACGCTGTCGGGCATCCTACGGTGCCTGGGTATGCAGCAGGAAGCTGAGGTCTTCACTTTAGAGGAGATAAAACGGGACATGGACCACTGTCTAGTTATGGGATTTCTCTTCAGCTGCATGAGCGGCTTTGCTCTTACTTCCGAAAAGTACGGTGTGGAATACGTGAAGGCATTCAACGACCCAGAGCACGCCGACGAAGCTCTCGCAAAGATCTTCAAGAATCCTTATTCGTTATCCTACGTGAAATACCTGATGCCAATTTTTGACAGTAAAGGAATTTTATGA